In a genomic window of Arvicanthis niloticus isolate mArvNil1 chromosome 8, mArvNil1.pat.X, whole genome shotgun sequence:
- the LOC117713878 gene encoding histone H2A type 4, with the protein MSGRAKQGGKARAKAKSRSFRAGLQFPVGRVHRLLRQGNYAERIGAGTPVYLAAVLEYLTAEILELAGNAARDNKKTRIIPRHLQLAIRNDEELNKLLGRVTIAQGGVLPNIQAVLLPKKTESHHKAQTK; encoded by the coding sequence ATGTCTGGCCGTGCAAAGCAGGGTGGCAAGGCTCGTGCCAAAGCCAAGTCCCGCTCTTTCAGAGCAGGTTTGCAGTTTCCTGTGGGCCGCGTGCACCGGCTTCTTCGCCAAGGGAACTACGCAGAGCGGATTGGGGCCGGCACACCAGTGTACCTGGCGGCCGTGCTGGAGTACCTGACGGCCGAGATCCTGGAGCTGGCGGGCAACGCGGCCCGCGACAACAAGAAGACGCGCATCATCCCGCGCCACCTGCAGCTGGCCATCCGCAACGACGAGGAGCTCAACAAGCTGCTGGGCCGCGTGACCATCGCTCAGGGCGGCGTCCTGCCCAACATCCAGGCCGTGCTGCTGCCCAAGAAGACCGAGAGCCACCACAAGGCCCAGACCAAGTGA
- the LOC117713993 gene encoding histone H2B type 1-A codes for MPEVAAKGTTISKKGFKKVVTKTQKKEGRKRKRCRKESYSIYIYKVLKQVHPDTGISSKAMSIMNSFVTDIFERIAGEASRLAHYNKRSTITSREIQTAVRLLLPGELAKHAVSEGTKAVTKYTSSK; via the coding sequence ATGCCGGAGGTGGCGGCAAAGGGCACTACTATTTCTAAAAAAGGTTTCAAGAAAGTAGTCACCAAGACCCAGAAGAAGGAGGGCCGGAAACGTAAGAGATGTCGCAAGGAGAGCTACTCCATCTACATCTATAAGGTGCTGAAGCAAGTGCACCCCGACACCGGCATCTCCTCCAAGGCCATGAGCATCATGAACTCCTTTGTGACAGACATCTTTGAGCGCATCGCGGGCGAGGCGTCTCGCCTGGCGCATTACAACAAGCGCTCGACCATCACGTCCCGGGAGATCCAGACGGCCGTGCGCCTGCTGCTGCCCGGGGAGCTGGCCAAGCACGCCGTGTCCGAGGGCACCAAGGCCGTCACCAAGTACACCAGCTCCAAGTGA